The following proteins are encoded in a genomic region of Coffea eugenioides isolate CCC68of chromosome 6, Ceug_1.0, whole genome shotgun sequence:
- the LOC113773717 gene encoding polygalacturonase inhibitor-like has translation MKNSSSYSSAALLAFLCLLFLSLPSPSFCAHPKCNSHDKKVLLKIKADLNNPYHLASWDPKVDCCEWYALECDRNTGRVIALTIFAGNISGQIPPAVGDLPYLQNLEFRKLTNLTGEIPSTVTKLVHLTFLRLSWNHLSGPVPSFLSQIKALTFLDLSFNNFTGSIPPSLSELPNLLALHLDRNRLTGNIPESFGNFAFGNSVPDIYLSHNMLTGTIPRSFGGLNFSLRIDLSRNKLEGDASFLFGKNKTVQFVDLSRNLFVFDLSKVEFSENLIYLDLNHNKIFGSLPQSFTNLGLQFFNVSYNRLCGQIPQGGKLQSFDLYPYFHNRCLCGAPLPACK, from the coding sequence ATGAAGAATTCATCTTCTTATTCATCAGCAGCCCTTCTCGCCTTCTTATGCCTCCTTTTTCTGTCTCTACCATCTCCTTCTTTCTGTGCGCATCCCAAGTGCAACTCACATGATAAGAAGGTCCTCCTGAAAATCAAAGCTGACCTAAACAATCCCTACCATTTGGCCTCATGGGATCCTAAAGTTGACTGTTGTGAATGGTATGCTTTGGAATGTGATCGAAATACTGGCCGTGTCATTGCTCTCACCATCTTTGCAGGCAACATCTCCGGCCAAATCCCACCTGCTGTTGGCGACCTCCCATATCTCCAAAACTTGGAGTTTCGTAAGCTTACAAATCTTACTGGCGAAATCCCATCTACCGTTACCAAGCTCGTTCATCTAACATTCCTCCGACTTAGCTGGAATCATCTCTCAGGGCCAGTTCCTTCCTTCCTTAGCCAGATCAAGGCCCTGACTTTCTTGGACTTGTCATTCAATAACTTCACTGGTTCCATCCCTCCTTCGCTTTCTGAGCTCCCTAACCTCCTTGCACTTCACCTAGACCGCAACAGACTCACCGGAAACATCCCTGAATCGTTCGGGAACTTCGCATTTGGAAATAGTGTTCCTGATATTTATCTTTCCCACAACATGCTCACAGGCACAATTCCAAGGTCTTTTGGTGGCTTAAACTTCTCACTGAGGATTGACTTGTCACGCAACAAGCTCGAAGGTGATGCGTCATTCTTGTTTGGCAAGAACAAGACCGTGCAATTTGTTGATTTGTCGAGGAATTTGTTCGTGTTTGATCTTTCCAAGGTGGAGTTTTCGGAGAACTTGATATATTTGGACTTGAACCATAACAAAATCTTTGGGAGTCTTCCACAGAGCTTCACTAATTTGGGTCTGCAGTTCTTTAATGTGAGTTATAACAGGCTGTGTGGCCAGATTCCGCAAGGTGGGAAGCTGCAAAGCTTCGACTTGTATCCTTATTTCCATAACAGATGTTTGTGTGGTGCCCCTCTTCCTGCCTGCAAGTGA
- the LOC113775924 gene encoding polygalacturonase inhibitor-like translates to MKTSFSAFTAILSLSLLLFLSLPSPSLAAAKCNADDKKALLQIKAGLNNPYYLASWNPNTDCCSWYALDCDSKTGRVIHITIFDDNKVSAQIPAAIGNLPYLEMLDMNRLPNLVGPIPSSISKLTRLNFLRLKSNGLSGPVPSFLGQIKSLTFLDLSFNQFSGSIPPSLTQLNLQGFDVSNNNLCGQIPQGGKLQSFASSAYDHNKCLCGSPLPAC, encoded by the coding sequence ATGAAGACTTCATTTTCTGCATTCACAGCTattctctccctctccctcctcCTCTTCCTCTCCCTGCCATCTCCATCTCTAGCTGCCGCGAAATGCAACGCGGACGACAAGAAGGCCCTTCTACAAATCAAAGCAGGCCTGAACAACCCCTATTACTTGGCCTCATGGAATCCAAACACTGACTGTTGTTCATGGTATGCTTTGGACTGTGACTCAAAAACTGGCCGTGTCATTCATATCACCATCTTCGATGACAACAAAGTCTCGGCTCAAATTCCGGCTGCTATCGGCAACCTTCCGTATCTGGAGATGCTAGATATGAATAGACTCCCAAATCTTGTTGGTCCAATCCCATCTTCCATTTCCAAGCTGACTCGTCTCAATTTCCTTAGACTGAAATCGAATGGGCTATCAGGGCCAGTTCCCTCCTTCCTTGGCCAGATCAAGTCCCTGACTTTCTTGGACTTGTCATTCAATCAGTTCTCTGGTTCAATCCCTCCTTCACTTACTCAATTGAACTTGCAAGGCTTCGATGTTAGCAATAACAACCTCTGTGGTCAGATTCCCCAAGGTGGGAAGTTGCAGAGCTTCGCTTCCTCAGCATATGATCATAACAAATGCTTGTGTGGTTCTCCTCTTCCAGCCTGCTAA